A genomic segment from Candidatus Viadribacter manganicus encodes:
- a CDS encoding YceI family protein, whose amino-acid sequence MFHNRRSFAAAFIGAALAFLATPTLAQTQDIAQAAAGTYTLDINHTAVVARVPHAGFSYEIFRFTPTAGELIWDPASPASNRVNVTVSTASIQTPVEGFAEELQEQRFLNAQQFPTATFVSTAFRQTDATHGQVEGDLTLKGVTKRVTFDVELIGAGRGMRGGHVIGFHATTTVNNADYSFPGFISGQTQIVIDAEFQKR is encoded by the coding sequence ATGTTTCATAACCGTCGCTCATTCGCCGCCGCATTCATCGGTGCGGCGCTCGCCTTCTTGGCTACACCGACATTGGCGCAGACGCAGGACATCGCCCAGGCGGCGGCGGGCACTTACACGCTGGACATCAACCACACGGCAGTCGTTGCGCGGGTTCCACACGCAGGCTTCTCATATGAAATCTTTCGCTTCACGCCGACCGCGGGCGAGTTGATTTGGGACCCGGCGTCACCGGCATCCAACCGCGTGAACGTCACGGTCAGCACCGCTTCAATCCAGACGCCGGTGGAAGGATTTGCGGAAGAGCTGCAGGAGCAACGCTTCCTCAACGCCCAGCAATTCCCGACTGCGACGTTCGTATCGACCGCATTCCGTCAGACTGATGCAACGCATGGTCAGGTCGAAGGCGATCTCACACTGAAGGGTGTCACCAAGCGCGTCACGTTCGATGTCGAGCTGATTGGCGCAGGACGCGGCATGCGCGGCGGACATGTCATCGGCTTTCACGCCACGACCACGGTTAACAACGCCGACTACAGCTTCCCTGGCTTTATCAGCGGCCAAACCCAAATCGTAATCGACGCGGAATTCCAGAAGCGCTGA
- a CDS encoding glycoside hydrolase family 1 protein, which produces MMFPSGFVWGAATAAHQVEGGNSNSDCWALEYAKPSFFIEPSADACDHAARYGDDLAILAGLGLNAYRFSIEWARVEPEEGAFSQVALDHYKRVIDACWSRNIQPVATFHHFTNPRWVARDGGWLDERFPDRFARYCEVTAGAFGDQLAYACTINEINLPDSLFELMARVKAKYPDRVAAGEGALGAVIESFFLFSGVEGYTARAIRAHELARDAVKAAAPHVPVGMTMSIQECEAEPGGEAAVAAYKRRVYAPYYESAKRDDFLGVQTYTRMRFGADGKATRRPPPEVELTQMGYEYRPQALGAACRDAWAATGTPIIVTESGIATQDDSRRRAFIRSALESVSVAMADGVDIRGYVYWTLLDNFEWMSGYAPTFGLVGVDRRTMARAIKPSAVMIGEFARANSLVQNASGADEVLSAGAAVGVSDR; this is translated from the coding sequence ATGATGTTTCCCTCCGGCTTCGTCTGGGGCGCGGCGACGGCCGCACATCAGGTTGAAGGCGGAAACAGCAACAGCGATTGCTGGGCGCTTGAATACGCCAAACCAAGCTTCTTCATCGAACCTTCCGCCGACGCCTGCGATCACGCCGCCCGCTATGGCGACGATTTAGCGATTCTCGCCGGGCTTGGGCTCAACGCCTATCGATTTTCCATCGAATGGGCGCGCGTTGAGCCGGAAGAGGGCGCGTTTTCGCAAGTGGCGCTCGATCACTATAAGCGCGTCATCGACGCCTGCTGGTCGCGTAATATCCAGCCCGTCGCCACCTTCCATCACTTCACAAATCCGCGTTGGGTCGCGCGCGATGGCGGTTGGTTGGACGAACGCTTCCCGGACCGCTTCGCCCGTTATTGCGAAGTGACGGCAGGCGCATTTGGCGATCAGCTCGCCTATGCGTGCACGATCAACGAAATCAACCTTCCGGACTCGCTCTTTGAGCTGATGGCGAGGGTGAAAGCGAAGTATCCGGATCGCGTCGCCGCAGGCGAGGGCGCGCTTGGCGCCGTGATCGAGTCGTTCTTTCTGTTCTCGGGCGTCGAAGGCTACACAGCGCGCGCCATCCGCGCCCACGAATTGGCGCGTGACGCTGTCAAGGCGGCCGCGCCGCACGTGCCGGTCGGCATGACGATGTCCATTCAGGAATGTGAAGCCGAGCCCGGCGGTGAGGCGGCGGTCGCAGCCTACAAGCGGCGTGTCTATGCGCCGTATTACGAGTCAGCGAAGCGTGACGATTTCTTGGGCGTTCAAACCTACACGCGCATGCGTTTCGGCGCCGATGGCAAAGCTACGCGCCGTCCTCCGCCCGAGGTCGAACTTACGCAGATGGGCTACGAGTATCGTCCGCAGGCGCTCGGCGCTGCGTGCCGCGATGCTTGGGCGGCGACGGGCACGCCGATCATTGTCACCGAAAGCGGCATCGCTACGCAGGACGATAGCCGCCGCCGCGCCTTTATTCGCAGCGCGCTTGAAAGCGTCAGCGTCGCAATGGCCGACGGTGTCGACATCCGTGGTTACGTCTATTGGACCTTGCTCGACAATTTCGAATGGATGAGCGGTTACGCGCCGACATTCGGTCTCGTCGGCGTTGATCGCCGCACCATGGCGCGTGCGATCAAGCCGTCTGCGGTCATGATTGGTGAATTTGCGCGCGCCAACAGCTTAGTTCAAAACGCAAGCGGCGCCGACGAAGTGCTCTCCGCCGGCGCCGCAGTTGGCGTAAGTGATCGCTAA
- a CDS encoding succinate dehydrogenase iron-sulfur subunit, with the protein MVELTLPKNSKVKRGKRHKARAGAKKVREFKVYRYDPETGENPAWDIYEVDLTTCGPMVLDALIAIKNDIDSTLTFRRSCREGVCGSCAMNIGGRNTLACTKGIDELPAGAITISPLPHQPVLKDLVPDLTNFTAQYAAIQPYLQTVTPEPDGEWRQSPEERAKLDGLYECILCACCSTSCPSYWWNSERFMGPAALLQAYRWINDSRDEMQGERLDALEDPFKLYRCHTIMNCAQVCPKGLNPAKAIAEIKKAMVERKL; encoded by the coding sequence ATGGTTGAACTCACGCTACCCAAGAACTCCAAGGTCAAACGCGGAAAGCGCCATAAGGCGCGCGCCGGCGCCAAGAAAGTTCGTGAGTTCAAAGTCTACCGGTACGATCCAGAAACCGGCGAGAACCCCGCCTGGGACATCTACGAAGTCGACCTTACGACCTGCGGTCCGATGGTTCTGGACGCTCTCATCGCGATCAAGAACGACATCGACTCGACCCTGACCTTCCGCCGCTCGTGCCGCGAAGGCGTCTGCGGTTCGTGCGCCATGAACATTGGCGGCCGCAACACGCTCGCGTGCACCAAGGGCATCGATGAGTTGCCGGCCGGCGCGATTACGATTTCGCCGCTGCCGCATCAGCCGGTGTTGAAAGATCTGGTGCCGGATCTGACGAACTTCACCGCGCAATACGCCGCGATCCAACCATACCTGCAAACCGTCACCCCCGAGCCGGATGGTGAGTGGCGACAAAGCCCGGAAGAGCGCGCAAAGCTCGATGGTCTTTATGAGTGCATCCTCTGCGCCTGCTGCTCGACATCGTGCCCGTCCTATTGGTGGAACAGCGAGCGCTTCATGGGACCGGCGGCGCTGCTGCAAGCCTATCGCTGGATCAATGACAGCCGCGATGAGATGCAAGGTGAGCGTCTCGATGCGCTCGAAGATCCGTTCAAGCTCTATCGCTGCCACACGATCATGAACTGCGCGCAGGTCTGCCCGAAAGGGTTGAACCCGGCCAAAGCTATCGCTGAGATCAAGAAAGCGATGGTCGAGCGTAAGCTATGA
- the creD gene encoding cell envelope integrity protein CreD has protein sequence MATNPISGLIPRGSLGLKLLLICLLVLVMGVPLLVVGGLVSERENRARQVTAELGAAAGGSQVLGGPMLIVPYTRSVEVTDDQGRTQRRLDRGTYVVFAETGAADTTLTVQSRRRGIYRAAIYSAATDFDAAFTPADALTGIDESYRFDWSQARVVMFVSDSRAIRNAAELRFADGSTETMEPISDLSLVPAGGVENYSRPGLFSAPSAPLPTTLQAFAAPAHLTGAPQNFTVETRLELSGAERFSVAAFAQDTAVTIRGDRRDVRAEGYFQSPDPLQTTDAGFEIAWRVPLVARGAEKAADLSSFNLGLITGRDMAVSFVSSDDVYRGVARAVAYGIMFIGIVFLATLIFEAVSGRKAHPAQYILVGLAQCVFYLLLLSLTEIIGFTTAFVIAAAATVSLLGYYAGASFRSGAIGARALAGLAVLYGAMYVLMTLEDFAMLAGSIVAFVVIAATMIATRQIDWYGRGTTPASNGQT, from the coding sequence GTGGCGACCAATCCGATATCGGGCCTGATCCCGCGTGGATCATTGGGCCTGAAGCTTTTGCTTATCTGTTTGCTGGTGCTGGTGATGGGCGTGCCGTTGCTCGTCGTTGGCGGACTTGTGTCCGAACGCGAGAACAGGGCGCGCCAGGTCACCGCCGAACTCGGAGCAGCCGCTGGAGGATCGCAAGTGCTTGGCGGTCCGATGCTGATCGTCCCATACACGCGCAGTGTAGAAGTCACCGATGATCAGGGCCGCACCCAGCGCCGCCTTGATCGCGGCACTTACGTCGTGTTCGCCGAAACCGGGGCCGCTGACACCACTTTGACGGTGCAGAGCCGTCGGCGCGGCATCTATCGCGCTGCGATCTATTCCGCCGCCACCGATTTTGACGCGGCGTTCACGCCGGCCGATGCGCTCACCGGCATCGATGAATCCTATCGATTTGATTGGTCGCAAGCGCGTGTCGTCATGTTCGTCAGCGACAGCCGCGCCATTCGAAACGCCGCCGAGTTGCGCTTCGCCGATGGCTCGACGGAGACCATGGAGCCGATCTCAGATCTGAGCCTCGTGCCTGCTGGTGGCGTTGAAAACTACTCGCGCCCGGGCCTTTTCTCGGCGCCGTCCGCGCCGCTGCCAACGACTTTGCAGGCCTTCGCCGCGCCCGCGCATCTCACAGGCGCGCCGCAGAACTTCACCGTCGAAACGCGGCTGGAGCTTTCTGGTGCGGAGCGCTTTTCGGTCGCGGCGTTTGCGCAGGACACCGCCGTCACCATTCGCGGCGACCGCCGCGATGTTCGTGCCGAGGGCTATTTCCAGTCTCCCGACCCGTTGCAGACGACGGACGCGGGGTTCGAGATCGCGTGGCGCGTCCCGTTGGTTGCGCGCGGAGCCGAGAAGGCGGCCGATCTTTCCTCCTTCAACCTCGGTCTCATCACCGGGCGCGACATGGCGGTGAGCTTCGTGTCATCGGACGATGTCTACAGGGGCGTCGCGCGCGCCGTGGCCTACGGCATCATGTTCATCGGCATCGTCTTCCTGGCCACGCTGATTTTTGAGGCCGTCAGCGGCCGTAAGGCCCACCCGGCTCAGTACATTCTGGTCGGCCTGGCGCAGTGCGTTTTCTATCTGCTCCTGCTTTCGCTGACCGAGATCATCGGCTTTACGACCGCCTTTGTGATTGCAGCGGCGGCAACGGTATCGCTGCTCGGCTACTATGCCGGGGCGTCCTTCCGCTCGGGCGCCATTGGGGCGCGGGCCCTGGCCGGTTTGGCCGTCCTTTACGGCGCCATGTACGTGCTCATGACGCTTGAGGACTTCGCCATGCTGGCAGGCTCAATCGTAGCCTTTGTGGTGATCGCGGCGACCATGATCGCGACCCGCCAGATCGACTGGTACGGCCGCGGTACGACCCCAGCGTCCAACGGACAAACCTAA
- a CDS encoding AsmA family protein, with amino-acid sequence MKLNWKWIGIGVGGFIAIIVLAIVLFIAFFPKELAAREAEQRIEEATGRDLVLGNNIEISFWPALGFSVDNAVLSNPAEFDTPARRGGVDAAEAPFISADRIVFAVKVMPLLRGAIEVKELIFEGAEVNMVAREDGANNWTFPTEETAEVQTTLEDLRLDDVRLTDGTITFQGAEGDPLLILGDVDASLALESLDTPAQLQAALDYRGERMNVDAEIGMPRAVLEKGRTPITARVNAAPLEASFNGTFNSENGALQGALEASGNSVRQLLAWMGSPMPDGGGFRNYSLNAQIAQEGQTTALTDATIRLDNINANGNLTLVTQESGRLQVTGALTAPAVDLNTYLPAPAQQGANGVEVDTAWSNDPLDLTGLRALDADLNLGLGSLQFQRMTFTNVALGLRVANGAADARLTRISLYDGGGTARLIADGSGSVPRIAVELNAQNVQAETLLRDAIGFDRIAGRGRLTASLVGQGASQAAIMRSLRGNASFNFNDGELKGVNLAQVARTVQAALSGQAVGAAASTDFAELSATFAVADGVMATDNLRLLNPFVRLDGQGLVNVGSQTIDMRIAPRAVNNAQGQGGDASLAGYGIPFRVSGPWSRVSFAPAVEEIVQNQLRDILSRQEEGSALSRIGEALFGRQPPATTTTPTDAETPATPPASGETATEQPAQPAEQPRPRNLLEDLLRDAMRGSQKQEDAHAPTPAPTP; translated from the coding sequence ATGAAGCTCAATTGGAAATGGATCGGGATCGGTGTCGGCGGATTTATCGCCATTATCGTGCTCGCGATCGTTCTTTTCATCGCATTCTTCCCAAAGGAATTAGCGGCGCGCGAAGCCGAACAGCGGATCGAAGAGGCAACAGGGCGCGATTTGGTTCTTGGTAACAATATCGAGATTTCGTTTTGGCCAGCGCTTGGCTTCTCGGTCGACAACGCCGTGCTCTCCAACCCTGCCGAATTTGATACCCCCGCCCGCCGTGGCGGCGTCGACGCGGCCGAAGCGCCGTTCATCTCGGCCGACCGTATCGTCTTCGCGGTGAAAGTGATGCCGCTGCTGCGCGGCGCGATCGAAGTCAAAGAGCTGATCTTCGAAGGTGCCGAAGTGAACATGGTCGCGCGCGAAGACGGCGCCAACAACTGGACCTTCCCCACTGAAGAAACCGCGGAAGTTCAAACCACGCTAGAAGATCTCCGCCTCGACGATGTGCGGCTGACCGATGGCACCATCACATTTCAAGGTGCGGAAGGTGATCCGCTACTCATCCTCGGCGATGTCGATGCAAGTCTGGCGCTAGAATCGCTCGACACCCCAGCGCAATTGCAGGCGGCGCTCGACTATCGCGGCGAACGCATGAACGTTGACGCCGAAATTGGTATGCCCCGCGCAGTATTGGAGAAGGGGCGAACGCCAATCACTGCGCGCGTCAACGCAGCGCCACTCGAAGCTTCGTTCAACGGCACTTTCAATAGCGAGAATGGAGCTTTGCAGGGCGCGCTCGAAGCCAGCGGCAATAGCGTACGACAGCTGCTAGCCTGGATGGGATCGCCCATGCCGGATGGCGGCGGCTTCCGCAATTATAGTTTGAATGCGCAAATAGCGCAGGAAGGTCAGACAACAGCGCTTACCGATGCGACGATCCGTTTGGACAACATCAACGCCAACGGCAATCTCACGCTCGTTACACAAGAGAGTGGCCGTTTGCAGGTGACTGGCGCACTGACGGCGCCTGCTGTTGATCTCAACACCTATCTACCCGCGCCCGCACAGCAAGGCGCGAATGGCGTCGAAGTCGATACAGCGTGGAGCAATGATCCGCTCGATCTCACGGGCCTACGCGCGCTCGATGCCGACCTGAACCTTGGGCTGGGTTCGTTGCAATTCCAGCGCATGACATTCACCAACGTCGCGCTCGGGCTTCGTGTGGCGAACGGCGCGGCGGACGCGCGGTTGACGCGGATTTCGCTTTATGACGGCGGCGGCACGGCGCGGCTAATCGCCGATGGTTCTGGCTCGGTGCCACGCATCGCCGTTGAGCTCAACGCGCAAAATGTCCAGGCGGAAACGCTATTGCGTGACGCGATTGGCTTCGATCGCATCGCCGGGCGCGGGCGCCTCACCGCATCTTTGGTAGGACAAGGCGCGTCGCAAGCTGCGATCATGCGTAGCTTGCGCGGCAACGCGTCATTCAACTTCAACGACGGCGAGCTGAAGGGGGTCAACCTCGCCCAAGTCGCGCGCACCGTGCAGGCTGCACTTTCAGGCCAAGCCGTAGGCGCTGCGGCGTCGACGGATTTTGCAGAGCTTTCCGCCACCTTCGCGGTCGCGGACGGCGTAATGGCGACGGACAACCTTCGCCTGCTCAATCCGTTCGTGCGTCTTGATGGGCAAGGCCTCGTGAATGTCGGCAGCCAGACCATCGACATGCGCATTGCACCGCGCGCGGTGAACAACGCGCAAGGCCAAGGCGGCGATGCGAGCTTGGCGGGCTATGGCATTCCATTTCGGGTGTCGGGCCCATGGTCACGCGTGAGCTTCGCGCCCGCGGTAGAAGAGATCGTTCAAAATCAACTGCGCGATATCCTGAGCCGTCAGGAAGAAGGCAGCGCCCTCTCTCGTATTGGAGAAGCGTTGTTCGGCCGGCAGCCGCCAGCCACAACAACGACGCCGACCGATGCTGAAACGCCTGCGACGCCGCCCGCTTCAGGTGAGACTGCGACAGAGCAACCAGCCCAACCGGCGGAGCAACCCCGCCCACGCAATCTGCTTGAGGACTTGCTGAGGGACGCGATGCGCGGATCGCAGAAGCAGGAAGACGCCCATGCTCCCACGCCCGCACCGACGCCGTAA
- a CDS encoding VOC family protein, producing the protein MAQIGYVCLGTSDFDRACAFYDALTPELGGKKLFPTPQGVMYRLGGGAMIMVTRPYNGEASHAGNGTMLAINVDEQSDVARIYEKALSLGATCEGKPGARGAFGDFAYFRDLDGNKIAVFWTERQKK; encoded by the coding sequence ATGGCTCAAATTGGTTATGTCTGTCTCGGCACCAGCGATTTCGATCGCGCGTGCGCATTCTACGACGCGCTCACCCCCGAGCTTGGCGGCAAGAAGCTTTTCCCAACGCCGCAGGGCGTGATGTACCGCCTCGGTGGCGGCGCGATGATTATGGTGACGCGCCCCTATAACGGGGAAGCTTCGCACGCGGGCAATGGCACCATGCTTGCGATCAACGTCGATGAGCAATCGGACGTGGCGCGCATTTACGAAAAGGCGCTGTCGCTTGGGGCCACATGCGAAGGTAAGCCGGGCGCGCGTGGTGCGTTCGGTGACTTCGCGTACTTCCGCGATCTCGATGGGAATAAGATCGCCGTCTTCTGGACCGAGCGTCAGAAGAAATAG